From Streptomyces sp. Edi4, one genomic window encodes:
- a CDS encoding NCS2 family permease: MVDAAAQPPVPSKPANGLDRYFKISERGSTVAREIRGGFATFFAMAYIIVLNPIILGSAKDMYGHQLDGGQLVTATVLTAAFTTLLMGVIGNVPIALAAGLGVNTVVALQLAPRMSWPDAMGMVVLAGFVVMLLVATGLRERVMNAVPLGLRKGIAIGIGLFIMLIGLVDSGFVSRMPDAAHTTVPLQLGGNGHLLGWPVLVFVLGVLLTLALMVRKVPGAILISIVAMTVLAMVINAVAKVPSWGLTAPKWPGNPVDTPDFGLVGQVSLFGGFSRVGVLTGILFVFTVLLSCFFDAMGTIMGISDEAGLTDAEGNMPGMNRVLFVDGIAVAVGGASSSSATTCFVESTAGVGEGARTGLANVVTGGLFTVALFLTPIATMVPSQAATPALLAVGFLILSGSIREIDWADWTIAIPAFVTMLMMPFTYSITNGIGMGFISFTVLRLVAGRAREVPVAMYVVSAVFAFYYVMPSLGLT, translated from the coding sequence ATGGTCGACGCCGCGGCTCAGCCGCCGGTGCCCAGCAAGCCGGCCAACGGCCTCGACCGCTACTTCAAGATCTCCGAGCGGGGTTCCACCGTCGCCCGCGAGATTCGTGGCGGGTTCGCGACCTTCTTCGCGATGGCGTACATCATCGTGCTCAACCCGATCATTCTGGGCAGCGCGAAGGACATGTACGGGCATCAGCTCGACGGCGGACAGCTGGTCACCGCCACCGTCCTGACCGCCGCGTTCACCACGCTGCTCATGGGTGTCATCGGCAATGTGCCGATCGCGCTCGCGGCGGGGCTCGGCGTCAACACCGTGGTCGCGCTCCAGCTCGCGCCCCGAATGAGCTGGCCCGACGCCATGGGCATGGTCGTCCTCGCGGGCTTCGTCGTGATGCTCCTGGTCGCCACCGGGCTGCGTGAGCGGGTCATGAACGCGGTGCCGCTCGGCCTGCGCAAGGGCATCGCCATCGGCATCGGCCTGTTCATCATGCTGATCGGCCTGGTCGACTCCGGGTTCGTCTCGCGCATGCCGGACGCCGCGCACACCACCGTCCCGCTCCAGCTCGGCGGCAACGGGCATCTGCTCGGCTGGCCGGTGCTGGTCTTCGTCCTCGGCGTGCTGCTCACGCTCGCGCTCATGGTCCGCAAGGTGCCGGGCGCGATCCTGATCTCCATCGTCGCGATGACCGTCCTCGCGATGGTCATCAACGCGGTGGCGAAGGTGCCGTCGTGGGGTCTGACCGCCCCGAAGTGGCCGGGCAACCCCGTCGACACCCCGGACTTCGGGCTGGTCGGGCAGGTCAGCCTGTTCGGCGGGTTCTCCCGGGTCGGCGTCCTGACCGGCATCCTGTTCGTCTTCACCGTGCTGCTGTCGTGCTTCTTCGACGCGATGGGCACGATCATGGGCATCAGCGACGAGGCGGGGCTCACCGACGCCGAGGGCAACATGCCCGGCATGAACCGGGTGCTGTTCGTCGACGGCATCGCGGTCGCGGTGGGCGGGGCGTCGTCCTCCTCCGCCACGACCTGTTTCGTGGAGTCCACGGCCGGGGTCGGCGAGGGGGCCAGGACCGGGCTCGCGAACGTGGTCACGGGTGGGCTGTTCACCGTGGCGCTCTTCCTCACGCCGATCGCCACGATGGTGCCGTCGCAGGCGGCCACGCCCGCGTTGCTCGCGGTGGGGTTCCTGATTCTGTCCGGGTCGATCCGGGAGATCGACTGGGCGGACTGGACGATCGCGATTCCGGCGTTCGTCACGATGCTGATGATGCCGTTCACGTACTCGATCACCAATGGCATCGGTATGGGGTTCATCAGCTTCACGGTGCTGCGGCTCGTGGCCGGGCGGGCGCGGGAGGTGCCTGTCGCGATGTACGTCGTGTCGGCGGTGTTCGCCTTCTACTACGTCATGCCATCCCTCGGCCTGACCTGA
- the thpR gene encoding RNA 2',3'-cyclic phosphodiesterase, producing the protein MHLFAAVLAPPEALDELGRAARELATLPGAGALRWTEREARHLTLAFLGEVDEPVLAELHARLARAARRTNPFTLRLHGGGRFDGRAPWTPVADGLDELRLLAERAVAAARRSGIPMERHRRHVPHLTPARSRTPVDLRPYVAGLGAFEGSPWPVTELTLVRGFLPGGGVPGEGPRHEPVGRWALGPAG; encoded by the coding sequence ATGCACCTCTTCGCCGCCGTGCTCGCGCCCCCGGAGGCTCTGGACGAACTCGGGCGCGCGGCACGGGAGTTGGCGACACTGCCCGGGGCCGGCGCACTGCGCTGGACGGAGCGGGAGGCCCGGCACCTCACCCTCGCCTTCCTCGGCGAGGTCGACGAGCCGGTCCTGGCCGAGCTGCACGCGCGGCTCGCCCGGGCGGCCCGCCGCACCAATCCGTTCACCCTGCGCCTGCACGGCGGCGGCCGCTTCGACGGGCGCGCCCCGTGGACCCCGGTCGCCGACGGCCTCGACGAACTGCGGCTGCTCGCCGAACGCGCGGTCGCCGCGGCCCGTCGCTCAGGCATCCCGATGGAGCGGCACCGCCGCCATGTGCCGCACCTCACGCCGGCCCGCTCGCGCACCCCGGTCGACCTGCGGCCGTACGTCGCCGGGCTCGGCGCGTTTGAGGGGAGCCCCTGGCCGGTCACGGAGTTGACCCTGGTCCGCGGCTTTCTGCCGGGCGGCGGCGTCCCCGGTGAGGGACCCCGGCACGAGCCGGTCGGCCGCTGGGCGCTCGGCCCGGCCGGTTAG
- a CDS encoding aldo/keto reductase, with protein sequence MKYTQLGRTGLQVSRIVLGTMNFGPQTDEATSHAIMDAALDTGINFFDTANVYGWGENKGRTEEIIGSWFAQGGDRRDKTVLATKLNGNMAAGEPWPNHHKLSAVNIRRSVEGSLRRLRTDHIDIYQFHHVDRATPFEEIWQAIDVLITQGKILYAGSSNFPGYKIAQANELATRTGRLGLVSEQCLYNLAERRAEMEIIPAAQEYGLGVIPWSPLHGGMLGGILRKEREGTAGRSQGGLAAAAVADPAVRGRVQAYEELAAKHDLDPAEVALAWLLTRPGVAGPIVGPRTAEQLDSAVRAVELDLPEGFLTALDDIFPGPGPSPEAFAW encoded by the coding sequence ATGAAGTACACGCAGCTCGGACGCACGGGTCTCCAGGTCAGCAGGATCGTCCTGGGGACGATGAACTTCGGACCGCAGACCGACGAGGCGACAAGCCACGCGATCATGGACGCCGCGCTCGACACCGGCATCAACTTCTTCGACACCGCCAACGTGTACGGCTGGGGCGAGAACAAGGGCCGTACCGAGGAGATCATCGGCAGCTGGTTCGCCCAGGGCGGCGACCGGCGCGACAAGACCGTCCTCGCCACCAAGCTCAACGGCAACATGGCCGCGGGCGAACCCTGGCCCAACCACCACAAGCTCTCGGCGGTCAACATCCGCCGCTCGGTGGAGGGTTCGCTCAGGCGGCTCCGCACCGACCACATCGACATCTACCAGTTCCACCACGTCGACCGGGCCACCCCGTTCGAGGAGATCTGGCAGGCCATCGACGTCCTGATCACCCAGGGCAAGATCCTCTACGCCGGCTCCTCCAACTTCCCCGGCTACAAGATCGCCCAGGCCAACGAGCTGGCCACCCGCACCGGACGGCTCGGCCTCGTCAGCGAGCAGTGCCTCTACAACCTCGCCGAACGCCGCGCCGAGATGGAGATCATCCCGGCCGCCCAGGAGTACGGACTCGGCGTCATCCCCTGGTCGCCGCTGCACGGCGGCATGCTGGGCGGCATCCTGCGCAAGGAGCGCGAGGGGACGGCGGGCCGCTCCCAGGGCGGTCTCGCGGCGGCGGCCGTGGCGGACCCGGCGGTACGGGGACGGGTGCAGGCGTACGAGGAGCTGGCGGCCAAGCACGACCTCGACCCCGCCGAGGTGGCGCTCGCCTGGCTGCTCACCCGGCCCGGCGTCGCGGGTCCGATCGTGGGGCCGCGTACGGCTGAGCAGCTGGACTCGGCGGTGCGGGCGGTCGAACTCGACCTGCCCGAGGGGTTCCTGACCGCGCTCGACGACATCTTCCCGGGCCCCGGGCCCTCCCCCGAGGCCTTCGCCTGGTAG
- a CDS encoding aldo/keto reductase — protein sequence MKYTQLGRTGLQASRLVLGTMNFGLEADQDTSHAIMDAALDAGVNFFDTANIYGPDDDSKGRAEEILGSWFAGGAHRRDKVVLATKVYGDMTPGSTWRKAAWPNHNKLSAVNIRRAVDASLKRLRTDHIDIYQFHHVDRATPFEEIWQAIDVLITQGKILYAGSSNFPGYKIAQANEVAARTGRLGLVSEQCLYNLAERRAEMEIIPAAQEYGLGVIPWSPLNMGLLGGALRKEREGTGSRTVKPGRSATGLADPVVRARVEAYENLLTQHRLEPGEVALAWLLTRPGVTGPIVGPRTREHFESALRALELELSGELLGALDEIFPGPGPSPEAFAW from the coding sequence ATGAAGTACACACAGCTCGGACGCACCGGACTCCAGGCCAGCCGTCTCGTCCTCGGCACGATGAACTTCGGCCTCGAAGCGGACCAGGACACCAGCCACGCCATCATGGACGCGGCACTCGACGCGGGCGTCAACTTCTTCGACACCGCCAACATCTACGGTCCCGACGACGACAGCAAGGGCCGCGCCGAGGAGATCCTGGGCTCCTGGTTCGCGGGCGGCGCCCACCGCCGCGACAAGGTCGTCCTTGCCACCAAGGTGTACGGGGACATGACGCCCGGCTCGACCTGGCGCAAGGCGGCCTGGCCCAACCACAACAAGCTGTCGGCGGTCAACATCCGCCGTGCCGTGGACGCTTCGCTCAAGCGGCTCCGCACCGACCACATCGACATCTACCAGTTCCACCACGTCGACCGGGCCACCCCGTTCGAGGAGATCTGGCAGGCCATCGACGTCCTGATCACCCAGGGCAAGATCCTCTACGCCGGCTCCTCCAACTTCCCCGGCTACAAGATCGCGCAGGCCAACGAGGTCGCCGCCCGCACCGGACGGCTCGGCCTCGTCAGCGAGCAGTGCCTCTACAACCTCGCCGAACGCCGCGCCGAGATGGAGATCATCCCGGCCGCCCAGGAGTACGGACTCGGCGTCATCCCCTGGTCACCCCTGAACATGGGGCTGCTCGGCGGCGCGCTGCGCAAGGAGCGCGAAGGCACCGGCTCGCGCACGGTCAAGCCCGGCCGCTCGGCCACGGGCCTGGCCGACCCGGTCGTGCGGGCCCGGGTCGAGGCGTACGAGAACCTGCTCACCCAACACCGCCTGGAACCGGGCGAGGTGGCGCTGGCCTGGCTGCTCACCCGGCCCGGCGTGACCGGCCCGATCGTCGGCCCGCGCACCCGGGAACACTTCGAATCGGCGCTGCGCGCCCTGGAGTTGGAGCTGAGTGGGGAACTGCTCGGCGCCCTCGACGAGATCTTCCCCGGCCCGGGCCCGTCCCCGGAGGCCTTCGCCTGGTAG
- a CDS encoding toxin-antitoxin system HicB family antitoxin, with protein MGTSVLSLRIDGELHERLKRRAAKRGMSVQDYVVRTLMRDDFDERLEAAVDEVQRFYGAA; from the coding sequence ATGGGGACCAGCGTGCTCAGTCTGCGCATAGATGGTGAGCTGCATGAACGGCTCAAGCGGCGCGCCGCGAAACGGGGAATGAGCGTCCAGGACTATGTGGTCCGGACGCTCATGCGGGACGACTTCGACGAGCGCCTCGAGGCGGCGGTGGACGAAGTCCAACGCTTCTACGGCGCGGCCTAG
- a CDS encoding DUF4232 domain-containing protein yields MSRPRTLPLAAIAVLTAGLTLTACGGGSGQSVIGVSSSTGTGAGTATAPPGVNGGRSMAPSGGTTGGGTNAGTGPGTGLGTGTGSGGTHCSTSQLAFAVAPGSGVRAGGSQGAMTITLTNKGARSCVMKGYPGVDLVGGATRWSLARGTAENPATVTVRPAATTTFTLFYLPFHQGEGREFKPTGIVVTPPDETHSHTLSWPGSSVLLQDGATHPGTYIGPVGSQ; encoded by the coding sequence ATGTCGCGCCCGCGCACCCTCCCCCTGGCCGCGATCGCCGTCCTCACCGCCGGCCTGACCCTGACCGCCTGCGGAGGCGGCTCGGGCCAGTCCGTCATCGGCGTCTCCAGCAGCACCGGCACCGGAGCCGGCACCGCCACCGCGCCCCCCGGCGTGAACGGCGGCCGCAGCATGGCCCCCTCCGGCGGCACCACCGGCGGCGGCACGAACGCGGGCACCGGGCCCGGCACCGGACTCGGCACAGGGACCGGATCCGGCGGCACGCACTGCTCGACCTCCCAGCTCGCCTTCGCCGTCGCCCCCGGCAGCGGCGTCCGGGCGGGAGGTTCCCAGGGCGCCATGACCATCACGCTCACCAACAAGGGCGCCAGGTCCTGCGTGATGAAGGGCTATCCGGGCGTCGATCTGGTGGGCGGCGCCACCCGCTGGTCCCTGGCGCGCGGCACCGCCGAGAACCCCGCGACGGTCACCGTGCGGCCCGCCGCGACGACCACCTTCACCCTCTTCTACCTGCCCTTCCACCAGGGCGAAGGACGCGAGTTCAAGCCGACGGGCATCGTGGTCACCCCGCCGGACGAGACGCACTCCCACACCCTGTCCTGGCCCGGCTCCTCGGTCCTGCTCCAGGACGGCGCGACCCACCCGGGCACCTACATCGGCCCCGTGGGCTCCCAGTGA
- a CDS encoding DUF2786 domain-containing protein — protein sequence MDAVDRAFAAALYIEGDAALDTGASLLAAAPDADGELALRGREFVRRAWERGWQPADVVRIVRRDLDEPHLRVLAGLIRAELARYERLPARWQGQVDELVREEWRADRFSYATVVLELYRLLLALPAIEPAGPVPGASLLGPPAHGEPKTLGRIRALLAKAEGTGFPEEAEALTAKAQELMARHSVDEALLAGRGPGGEVPGACRIGVDAPYETAKAILLDAVASANHCRAVWNSAFGFSTVVGFEGDLEAVEILYTSLLVQGTAAMTKAEAAQRAGGRKRTKTFRQSFLLAYAGRLGDLLSVAARHVEEEFGGEALPVLASRAVAVAGRAEEMFPRTVATRVRGASDESGWRDGRAAADRAHRPHPGLLP from the coding sequence ATGGACGCGGTGGACCGCGCGTTCGCGGCGGCTCTGTACATCGAGGGTGACGCGGCCCTGGACACCGGCGCCTCGCTGCTCGCTGCCGCGCCCGACGCCGACGGTGAACTCGCCCTGCGCGGACGGGAGTTCGTGCGGCGCGCCTGGGAGCGGGGGTGGCAGCCCGCCGATGTCGTACGGATCGTACGGCGGGACCTGGACGAGCCGCACCTCCGCGTCCTGGCCGGCCTGATCCGCGCCGAACTCGCCCGCTACGAACGGCTGCCCGCGCGGTGGCAGGGGCAGGTGGACGAGCTGGTGCGCGAGGAGTGGCGGGCCGACCGCTTCTCGTACGCCACCGTCGTGCTCGAGCTCTACCGGCTGCTGCTCGCGCTGCCCGCCATCGAGCCGGCCGGGCCCGTGCCCGGTGCGTCCTTGCTCGGGCCGCCGGCGCACGGCGAACCCAAGACGCTGGGCCGGATCCGGGCGCTGCTGGCCAAGGCGGAGGGAACGGGGTTCCCCGAGGAGGCGGAGGCGCTGACCGCCAAGGCGCAGGAGCTGATGGCCCGGCACAGCGTGGACGAGGCGCTGCTCGCGGGGCGCGGGCCGGGCGGGGAGGTGCCGGGGGCGTGCCGGATCGGGGTGGACGCGCCGTACGAGACGGCCAAGGCGATCCTGCTCGACGCGGTTGCGTCCGCGAATCACTGCCGGGCGGTGTGGAACTCGGCGTTCGGCTTCTCGACGGTGGTCGGGTTCGAGGGCGACCTGGAGGCGGTCGAGATCCTTTACACCTCGCTGCTCGTACAGGGGACGGCGGCGATGACGAAGGCGGAGGCGGCACAGCGGGCGGGCGGGCGCAAGCGCACGAAGACGTTCCGGCAGTCGTTCCTGCTGGCGTACGCGGGGCGGCTCGGCGATCTGCTGTCCGTCGCGGCGCGGCATGTGGAGGAGGAGTTCGGGGGCGAGGCGCTGCCGGTGCTGGCGTCGCGGGCGGTGGCGGTGGCGGGGCGGGCGGAGGAGATGTTTCCGCGGACGGTGGCGACGCGGGTACGGGGTGCGTCCGACGAATCCGGCTGGCGTGACGGCCGCGCGGCAGCCGACCGCGCCCACCGCCCCCACCCGGGTCTCCTCCCCTGA
- a CDS encoding DUF2530 domain-containing protein: MAKWTPAHEAPEPLEGPVVATITGGTIIWFVLFLVQLPFYGWFDDHGHVWWVWTCLAGGGLGLIGIWYVRGRDAALKRHAARQALEESDASGARAEGP; encoded by the coding sequence ATGGCGAAGTGGACACCAGCACATGAGGCGCCGGAGCCCCTTGAGGGTCCCGTGGTCGCCACCATCACCGGCGGCACGATCATCTGGTTCGTCCTCTTCCTCGTCCAGCTCCCGTTCTACGGCTGGTTCGACGACCACGGCCATGTGTGGTGGGTGTGGACGTGCCTGGCCGGCGGCGGCCTCGGCCTCATCGGCATCTGGTACGTCCGTGGCCGCGACGCGGCCCTCAAGCGGCACGCGGCGCGGCAGGCGCTCGAGGAGAGCGACGCGAGCGGCGCAAGGGCCGAAGGACCGTAA
- a CDS encoding carboxymuconolactone decarboxylase family protein translates to MFTEHTLESAPAASRKSMEATIRHLGRLTSPVARLATSPHLLDGFLKLNALFEQSTLAPVPREVVVMTVAATNECHVCVAMHAGRLHELGADDEMVAALRERRALAVPELEAVRRFALAVLAKAGGVEEEAVKDFLSYGYTEQNALEVVLGIGTYTLSTFANRLTGASI, encoded by the coding sequence ATGTTCACCGAGCACACCCTGGAATCCGCCCCCGCCGCCTCGCGCAAGTCGATGGAGGCCACCATCCGCCACCTCGGCCGGCTCACCTCGCCGGTCGCCAGGCTGGCCACGTCCCCGCACCTCCTGGACGGCTTCCTCAAGCTGAACGCCCTCTTCGAGCAGAGCACCCTCGCGCCGGTGCCGCGCGAGGTCGTCGTCATGACGGTGGCGGCCACCAATGAGTGCCACGTCTGCGTGGCGATGCACGCCGGCCGGCTGCACGAGCTGGGCGCGGACGATGAGATGGTGGCCGCGCTGCGGGAGCGGCGCGCACTCGCCGTCCCGGAGCTGGAAGCCGTACGCCGCTTCGCCCTCGCGGTCCTGGCGAAGGCGGGCGGCGTCGAGGAGGAAGCGGTGAAGGACTTCCTCTCCTACGGATACACCGAGCAGAACGCACTCGAAGTGGTCCTCGGCATCGGCACCTACACGCTGTCCACCTTCGCGAACCGCCTCACGGGCGCGAGCATATGA
- a CDS encoding MFS transporter translates to MSTGSGADSAPAPTPTYNKRGGGTFSSLGVRNYRLFFSGAIVSNIGTWMARITQDWLVLTITGSSAAVGITTAMQFLPMLLFGLYGGVIADRFAKRNILFVTQAAMGLGGLFLAVMTLSGHVQVWHVYLTAFFTGLVTVVDNPTRQSFVSEMVGPDRVRNAVSLNSANFQSARLVGPAVAGLVMAAVGPGWAFLANGLSFTAPLLMLSLMRTKDLQPTRLAPRGKGQLKEGLAYVSERPELIWPIVLVGFVGTFGFNFPIWLSAFASDVFHGDSGMYGMFNSLMAIGSLVGALLAARRATTRLRMLVAAAVLFAVLELAASGSPDIGVFMALLIPVGILGLTVNVTANASVQMATDPEMRGRVMSLFMMVFTGGTPFGGPLFGWLTDVYGVRVSLALGGLICGVAAVGVGLMLARAANLRLKVDVRPGHRHLEFVPRNPALVAAA, encoded by the coding sequence TTGAGTACGGGATCCGGAGCAGACTCCGCCCCCGCACCTACCCCTACCTACAACAAGCGCGGTGGGGGGACGTTCTCCTCACTCGGCGTCCGTAACTACCGGCTGTTCTTCTCCGGCGCCATCGTGTCCAACATAGGCACCTGGATGGCCCGGATCACCCAGGACTGGCTGGTCCTGACCATCACCGGATCCTCGGCGGCGGTCGGCATCACCACCGCCATGCAGTTCCTGCCGATGCTCCTGTTCGGTCTGTACGGCGGCGTCATAGCCGACCGGTTCGCCAAGCGGAACATCCTGTTCGTGACGCAGGCCGCGATGGGCCTCGGCGGTCTCTTCCTCGCCGTGATGACCCTGTCCGGGCACGTCCAGGTGTGGCACGTCTATCTGACGGCCTTCTTCACCGGCCTGGTCACCGTCGTGGACAACCCGACCCGGCAGTCCTTCGTCTCGGAGATGGTCGGACCCGACCGGGTGCGCAACGCGGTCAGCCTGAACTCGGCGAACTTCCAGTCCGCCCGGCTCGTCGGCCCCGCCGTCGCCGGTCTCGTGATGGCTGCCGTCGGACCGGGCTGGGCGTTCCTCGCCAACGGCCTGTCGTTCACGGCGCCGCTGCTCATGCTGTCGCTGATGCGCACCAAGGACCTCCAGCCGACCAGGCTCGCCCCGCGCGGCAAGGGCCAGCTGAAGGAAGGGCTCGCCTACGTCTCGGAGCGGCCCGAGCTGATCTGGCCGATCGTGCTGGTCGGCTTCGTCGGCACCTTCGGGTTCAACTTCCCGATCTGGCTGAGCGCGTTCGCCTCCGACGTCTTCCACGGCGACTCGGGCATGTACGGCATGTTCAACAGCCTGATGGCGATCGGTTCGCTCGTCGGTGCGCTGCTCGCGGCCCGCCGCGCCACCACCCGGCTGCGGATGCTGGTGGCCGCCGCCGTCCTGTTCGCGGTCCTGGAGCTCGCCGCGTCCGGGTCGCCCGACATCGGCGTGTTCATGGCGCTCCTCATCCCGGTCGGCATCCTCGGCCTCACGGTCAACGTGACCGCGAACGCCTCCGTGCAGATGGCCACCGACCCCGAGATGCGCGGCCGCGTGATGAGCCTGTTCATGATGGTCTTCACCGGCGGCACCCCGTTCGGCGGCCCGCTCTTCGGCTGGCTGACCGATGTCTACGGCGTCCGCGTCAGCCTCGCGCTCGGCGGTCTGATCTGCGGTGTGGCGGCCGTCGGCGTGGGCCTGATGCTGGCCCGAGCGGCCAACCTGCGCCTGAAGGTCGACGTACGCCCCGGCCACCGCCACCTCGAGTTCGTCCCGAGGAACCCGGCGCTGGTGGCCGCCGCCTGA
- a CDS encoding MarR family transcriptional regulator translates to MSDLSHGTGDDNADAVNSLRSAVMRLSRRLKHQRVDESLSPTEMSVLGTLFRCGSATPGELARKEHVQPPSMTRIVALLEAKGLVRLEPHPDDRRQKVVSQTEEAVAMLEESRRKRNVWLASLAEGLDEDEWAKLRAAAPVLEKLAHL, encoded by the coding sequence ATGTCTGACCTGTCCCACGGCACCGGCGACGACAACGCCGACGCCGTGAACTCCCTGCGCTCCGCCGTCATGCGGCTGAGCCGGCGCCTCAAGCACCAGCGCGTCGACGAATCGCTCAGCCCGACCGAGATGTCGGTGCTCGGCACCCTGTTCCGCTGCGGCTCGGCCACCCCCGGTGAGCTGGCCCGCAAGGAGCACGTACAGCCGCCGTCGATGACCCGAATCGTCGCGCTGCTTGAGGCAAAGGGCCTGGTCAGGCTGGAGCCGCACCCCGATGACCGCCGCCAGAAGGTGGTCAGCCAGACCGAAGAGGCCGTGGCGATGCTCGAAGAGAGCCGCCGCAAGCGCAACGTCTGGCTGGCTTCCCTCGCGGAGGGTCTTGACGAGGACGAATGGGCGAAGCTGCGCGCGGCCGCCCCGGTCCTGGAGAAGCTCGCACATCTATAA
- a CDS encoding MarR family winged helix-turn-helix transcriptional regulator, with translation MLLLAGFRSLIDRLHAELARQGHPDLRPAHGFALQAIGLPGSTAGEIGRRLGVSKQAAGKAVDRLIALGYAERADDPGDARRKLVRLTPRGVDALARSAAVFADLRASWAQTLGLDRLRDLEASLRTAVPPEAFRLDASSWLGS, from the coding sequence CTGCTCCTCCTCGCCGGATTCCGTTCCCTCATCGACCGGCTGCACGCCGAACTCGCCCGTCAGGGGCACCCCGACCTGCGGCCCGCGCACGGTTTCGCCCTTCAGGCCATCGGGCTTCCCGGCTCGACCGCCGGCGAGATCGGGCGACGGCTCGGCGTCTCCAAGCAGGCCGCCGGCAAGGCCGTGGACCGCCTCATCGCCCTGGGCTACGCCGAGCGCGCCGACGACCCGGGGGACGCCCGCCGCAAACTGGTCCGGCTCACCCCCCGAGGTGTGGACGCGCTCGCGCGTTCGGCGGCCGTCTTCGCCGATCTGCGCGCGAGTTGGGCCCAGACCCTGGGCCTCGACCGGCTGCGCGACCTTGAGGCGTCGCTGCGTACCGCCGTCCCGCCGGAGGCCTTCCGTCTCGACGCGTCGAGCTGGCTGGGGAGTTGA